The following proteins are encoded in a genomic region of Spirosoma sp. SC4-14:
- the lon gene encoding endopeptidase La has product MISDKDLATRLLLADFDSDNLEIVPLGSPEGLDDDYDLPPNLPILPVRNTVLFPGMVIPVTVGRAKSIRLVKKAYKGNRIIGVVAQLNQQKDEPTADDLYRYGTIAYIIKMITLPDGNITIIIQGKKRFEIQQFIQEEPFMTAQVRQIEDSFPNVNRKEGKALLQSVKDAAYKILRLNPEIPQEARIALDNIESPTFLLHFLSSNINAEVADKQRLLETLDGSQQANLLLEYTLREVQLLELKREIQSKASSDLDQQQRDYYLRQQMKVLQDELGMDNPDREIDELRIRADHKKWPTEVRSHFDKELNKLQRINPMAPEYPVTMNYVELMVDLPWNEYTKDNFDLKRAQKILDADHFGLEKVKERIIEYLAVLKLKNDMKAPILCLYGPPGVGKTSLGKSIAKALGRKYSRMALGGVHDEAEIRGHRKTYIGAMPGKVIQNIRKCGSSNPVFILDEIDKVSSDFRGDPSSALLEVLDPEQNSTFMDNYLETEYDLSRVLFIATANSLDTIHPALRDRMEIIDIAGYTVEEKVQIAKKYLIPKQRKDHGLKPKDLIIEDKAILRIIEGYTRESGVRNLEQKIGALVRKIAKSIAMEEEYNHTIRAADVSKMLGAEIFDKELYAEDDIAGVVTGLAWTQVGGEILLIESSLSRGKGSLTLSGQLGDVMKESAITALSYLKAHADDLGIDYRIFNHYDLHIHIPAGAVPKDGPSAGITMLTSMTSIYTQRKVKPYLAMTGEVTLRGKVLPVGGIKEKILAANRAGIKEIILCSKNRKDIEEINTTYIKDLKFHYVDNVDQVLSIALLPNQVGKPMKFILPEEKEHREVERAY; this is encoded by the coding sequence GCCACTTGGGTCGCCAGAAGGGTTAGACGATGATTACGACCTGCCTCCAAACCTACCAATCTTACCCGTTCGTAACACGGTATTGTTTCCGGGTATGGTTATCCCCGTTACCGTTGGGCGGGCCAAATCGATCCGTCTCGTAAAGAAAGCCTATAAAGGAAACCGAATTATCGGTGTAGTTGCCCAACTCAATCAACAAAAAGACGAGCCAACTGCCGACGATCTTTACCGGTATGGAACTATCGCGTATATCATTAAAATGATTACGCTTCCCGATGGTAATATCACAATTATCATTCAGGGCAAGAAACGCTTCGAAATTCAACAATTTATCCAGGAAGAGCCATTCATGACAGCGCAGGTGCGCCAGATTGAAGACTCGTTCCCGAACGTTAACCGCAAAGAAGGAAAGGCATTGCTGCAATCTGTAAAGGATGCGGCTTATAAAATCTTACGACTCAATCCCGAAATACCGCAGGAAGCCCGTATCGCTTTAGACAATATCGAAAGCCCTACGTTTCTGCTCCATTTCCTGTCGTCGAACATCAATGCCGAAGTAGCCGATAAACAGCGCCTTCTGGAAACACTCGATGGAAGCCAGCAAGCTAATTTGCTGCTTGAATATACGCTTCGCGAAGTACAACTCCTCGAATTAAAACGCGAAATTCAGTCGAAAGCGTCTTCCGATCTCGATCAGCAACAGCGCGACTACTACCTTCGCCAACAGATGAAGGTGCTGCAGGACGAACTGGGCATGGATAACCCAGATCGGGAAATTGATGAGTTGCGCATACGGGCCGACCATAAAAAATGGCCAACCGAAGTACGCTCTCACTTCGATAAGGAACTGAATAAACTGCAACGCATTAACCCCATGGCTCCCGAGTATCCGGTAACCATGAACTACGTTGAGTTGATGGTCGATTTGCCCTGGAATGAATATACAAAGGACAATTTCGACCTCAAACGTGCGCAGAAAATTCTGGACGCCGACCACTTCGGTCTCGAAAAAGTAAAAGAACGGATTATTGAGTATTTGGCCGTTCTGAAACTTAAGAACGACATGAAAGCGCCAATTCTGTGCCTCTATGGACCTCCTGGCGTTGGTAAGACCTCGCTCGGAAAGTCGATTGCAAAGGCACTGGGCCGTAAGTATAGCCGAATGGCATTGGGTGGCGTACACGACGAAGCCGAAATCCGGGGACACCGTAAAACTTACATCGGGGCAATGCCCGGCAAGGTAATCCAGAACATCCGTAAGTGTGGCTCTTCGAATCCGGTCTTTATTCTGGACGAGATCGATAAAGTCAGTTCCGACTTTCGGGGCGACCCTTCGTCGGCCCTGCTCGAAGTGCTGGATCCAGAGCAAAACTCGACGTTTATGGACAATTATCTCGAAACAGAATATGATCTGTCGCGGGTGTTGTTCATTGCAACCGCCAACTCGCTCGACACCATCCACCCTGCCCTGCGCGACCGGATGGAAATTATCGATATTGCCGGTTATACCGTTGAAGAGAAAGTTCAGATTGCCAAGAAATACCTGATTCCTAAACAACGGAAAGATCATGGCCTGAAACCGAAAGATCTCATCATCGAAGACAAAGCCATTCTACGCATCATCGAAGGCTACACGCGCGAATCAGGTGTTCGGAATCTGGAACAGAAAATAGGAGCACTGGTTCGTAAAATTGCCAAATCCATTGCCATGGAAGAGGAATATAACCACACCATTCGTGCGGCCGATGTTTCTAAAATGCTGGGAGCCGAAATTTTTGACAAAGAGCTCTATGCAGAAGACGACATTGCAGGTGTGGTTACGGGCCTGGCCTGGACACAGGTTGGTGGCGAAATTCTGCTGATCGAATCGAGTCTGAGCCGTGGCAAAGGTTCGCTGACGTTATCGGGTCAGTTGGGCGATGTGATGAAAGAATCGGCCATTACGGCTCTTTCGTATCTCAAAGCCCATGCCGATGACCTTGGTATCGATTACCGGATTTTCAATCACTACGATCTGCATATTCATATTCCGGCAGGAGCCGTCCCGAAAGATGGCCCATCGGCCGGTATTACGATGCTTACCTCGATGACCTCTATTTATACCCAGCGCAAAGTGAAGCCTTACCTGGCCATGACCGGTGAGGTAACTCTTCGCGGAAAGGTATTACCGGTTGGTGGTATTAAAGAAAAAATTCTGGCAGCAAACCGGGCCGGCATAAAGGAAATTATTCTCTGTTCGAAGAACCGGAAAGACATTGAAGAAATAAACACGACCTATATAAAAGACCTGAAATTCCATTACGTCGATAACGTCGACCAGGTTCTTTCAATCGCCCTGCTGCCAAATCAGGTTGGCAAACCCATGAAGTTTATCCTGCCTGAAGAAAAAGAGCATCGGGAAGTAGAGCGGGCTTACTGA